DNA from Algisphaera agarilytica:
CAAACCTCGAAAAACTCTGGCCGCTGAGTGGCCGATTGATCAATCAAACCTTTCCAAACACGCAGGCACAGCGATTAGAGATTCAACCCGGGGATGTCATCACACACTTGGACGAGCATCCCGTTGTCTATAGCTCTGAATTCAATAGTCACCGTTCAGATCGCAAAAGACAGACCCTGCATATTGTTCGACAGGGACGTGAGGCCCTTGAGTTTTCAGTGAAGCCGGGCCGGGTAGGGATCCGGATGATTTATTACGTACCTCAGGCGGCCTGGTACTTGCATTCGGGGCAACGCAGCCCGGACTGGGACAGTTATCTTTTGGCCGCCGTCTTCAAGCTGGAAAAACAACAGTTCCGATTTGTCGCCCCTCTGTTGAGTCGTGCCGCGGAAGCGGGGTATCAGCTCGATGCGTTTTCGGATGTCCTGTTATTCAATGCCTTGATGGGCCAGGGCCGTTGGGCGGAGGCGGGGCAGAATGTGAAGGCTCTATCTATCCGCAACGAAGCATTCCCCGCAGGCATCAACCCCTTCGATGGTTATATCGCGGCCCGTGCGGCGGGGGACTGGCAGTCCATGATCGACTGCCTGGCCTTAGGCGGGCGTGACAGTTTCACTTCGCTCGACAAGCCCGCCCAACATCGCTGGCTTGCGTCGCATGGCCTTGAGCGATTCCCCGAGGGCCCCACACCAGTCGAACTAGCCGACGCCAATACCGCGCGGCACAACATCCAAAAAGACATGCAGCCATGGAGCGGCCCGGTGTTTGGGGAAGTCGAGATGGAGTTGATCAAGCCCATATTGGCGGGGCGGCCGTTCGCGACCACCGCACGCCCCGGGCACTACAAACACGGGCTGGTGCACCGTGCCAATAGATTGCGTGACTTTGATCTCCAAGCGACCTTCTCCCTCCGGGCGAATGGCCAGCCGCATGCAGAGTGGCCAACCAACCTGGCGATCCATGTAGCGGATCTATCCGAGGCGCATGCGTGGGACGGCGATATCGAAAAATATTGGTCGGGCACAGACATCGTGCTGGGGATGGATCTACAGGTTGATAACTGGGCGGAGAATCAGCCGTCGTTGCTGACCGTCCGGAGCCAAGGTTTTTCCGGCAGATACGGCCGTGTTTCGCCATGGTTCACATGCGACGGCGTGACCCAACACACCCTCCGGCTCGTAAGGGTCGGGTCGTTCGGCCAGATCCAGCTCGACGGGCAAACCCTCTTGCTGACCCACCTCGACCCCGCCGCTACCGACCTAGGTATCCACATCCATAACGTCGGGTTCAGCCTGACCTTCGATGAGCTCAGGATTGATGCCATTAATCACCACGAACTACCTAAGGGCCTAGTACACCGTGTTGAAAGCGGAGAGTCTTTGGTCTGGGCGGGCTCCCCGGCATCCCGTCCGTAATCATCGGCAACCCACTTTGCCCCGTCTTATGTCGTTTTTTGGATATCATGGCGTTAATCATTTTTTGATAGACGGCACCATTTTCGAGGGATGGCTTTGCAAAGCGCATATCACAAAGTCTGGTTCCGGGTTTGGCCTGTAACGTGCGTATTTTTGGCGGCATTCTTTTCGTTTGCTGTATTTGCAGATGAGCCGCTGTTTGAGGCCAAATTCAGCAAGCGGGAGTTGCTGATGGAACTCGAGAATTACCTCGGCCCGCCTTCCTTCCGCTTGATGGAAAGCTATGACAACACCGTGTTGGCGGTGCTTTACGACGATGAGACGCCTGCGCAAGGTTTACGTGTGACCTATGTCCGGGAGGGATCTACGGCTGAGAAATGGGGGGTCGAGAAGGATGAGGTGATTGTCTCGGTCGACGGCGAGCCGGTGACGCTGCACGACCGCAATACGGTCTTCCCTGACTTGGAACGTGAAAGTAATTTGCGCATCTGGAACTGCGACACCGGACGGCGTGAACTGAAGATCCCGGCGGGATCCTTGGGTGTGAAGGTGACACCCACGATCAATTACGTGATCTGGTATTGGAAGCACGGCAACCGGAATCAGCGCTGGGACCGTGTGATGATCATGGGGATGTGCTGGGCGGAAGTTGGGGAGTGGGATTGGGCGGACACCGCGTTTGCTGCAGCGTTGAAGGCTGGGTACCCCAAAGACGAATTGATGTACGCGATGGCGTTTCACTCGCGGTACTACCAC
Protein-coding regions in this window:
- a CDS encoding site-2 protease family protein encodes the protein MNHVKPTFSQGLRSLFAITLLLLVGGLARAQEPSQTVFDPAALDTGEITARQVELAAKQAMFGLDISDANLEKLWPLSGRLINQTFPNTQAQRLEIQPGDVITHLDEHPVVYSSEFNSHRSDRKRQTLHIVRQGREALEFSVKPGRVGIRMIYYVPQAAWYLHSGQRSPDWDSYLLAAVFKLEKQQFRFVAPLLSRAAEAGYQLDAFSDVLLFNALMGQGRWAEAGQNVKALSIRNEAFPAGINPFDGYIAARAAGDWQSMIDCLALGGRDSFTSLDKPAQHRWLASHGLERFPEGPTPVELADANTARHNIQKDMQPWSGPVFGEVEMELIKPILAGRPFATTARPGHYKHGLVHRANRLRDFDLQATFSLRANGQPHAEWPTNLAIHVADLSEAHAWDGDIEKYWSGTDIVLGMDLQVDNWAENQPSLLTVRSQGFSGRYGRVSPWFTCDGVTQHTLRLVRVGSFGQIQLDGQTLLLTHLDPAATDLGIHIHNVGFSLTFDELRIDAINHHELPKGLVHRVESGESLVWAGSPASRP